The proteins below come from a single Salinivibrio kushneri genomic window:
- a CDS encoding ArsC family reductase yields MTTVFGIKNCDTLKKALKWLDNQGIDYQYHDYRKDGLDAQMLQTFVAELGWEALINKRGTTYRQLSDEQKANLDQASAVAIMLDNPAIIKRPLLVHKGSYYLGFKENQYADIFA; encoded by the coding sequence ATGACAACTGTATTCGGGATTAAAAACTGTGACACCCTAAAAAAAGCTTTAAAGTGGTTGGATAACCAAGGCATCGACTACCAGTATCACGACTACCGAAAAGATGGCTTAGACGCACAAATGCTGCAGACTTTTGTCGCTGAGCTCGGCTGGGAAGCATTAATCAACAAACGTGGCACCACCTACCGCCAATTGAGTGATGAGCAAAAAGCCAATTTAGACCAAGCCAGCGCAGTTGCGATCATGCTCGATAACCCTGCGATCATTAAACGCCCATTGCTCGTACACAAAGGTAGCTATTATCTCGGCTTCAAAGAGAATCAATACGCTGATATTTTCGCGTAA
- a CDS encoding winged helix-turn-helix domain-containing protein — protein sequence MELNPVFARRLYLAALVEEMERPNVPRLIEATGWPRRTIQDVLKSLSGLGIDMTFIQDGKRHNDGYYQLKDWGPFRRDWVEDKKRDIRSYIN from the coding sequence ATGGAACTCAACCCGGTATTCGCTCGGCGCTTGTATCTCGCCGCATTAGTAGAAGAAATGGAACGCCCAAACGTGCCGCGTTTAATTGAAGCGACAGGCTGGCCGCGCCGCACTATCCAGGATGTGCTCAAATCGTTGTCAGGGCTAGGCATTGATATGACATTTATCCAAGATGGCAAGCGCCATAACGATGGTTATTACCAGCTAAAAGACTGGGGCCCGTTTCGTCGCGATTGGGTCGAGGATAAAAAGCGAGACATTCGTTCGTATATCAATTAG
- a CDS encoding DUF1499 domain-containing protein, with the protein MAKQPPVTACGDSPNCVSTEDRRAKYQLAPLSLASTDIAFTTIVEKIAAMPRAEVVSAQDNYAHLRFTTRVLRFVDDVEVSLSDNQLALRSASRIGYYDFGANRRRADAIRRTLVEAKLVRPSGDH; encoded by the coding sequence ATGGCAAAACAACCGCCTGTCACTGCCTGTGGTGACAGCCCTAATTGTGTTTCAACAGAAGATAGGCGCGCGAAGTATCAGTTAGCGCCCTTGTCATTGGCTAGCACCGATATTGCCTTTACCACCATCGTCGAAAAGATTGCCGCCATGCCACGTGCAGAAGTGGTTTCAGCCCAGGACAACTACGCACACTTACGCTTCACCACTCGGGTGCTGCGCTTTGTCGATGATGTTGAAGTCTCACTCAGTGATAACCAGCTCGCGCTTCGCTCTGCTTCTCGTATTGGCTATTACGACTTTGGCGCAAACCGTCGGCGTGCTGATGCCATTCGACGTACACTGGTCGAGGCGAAACTGGTCCGTCCTTCAGGCGATCACTAA
- a CDS encoding DUF2956 domain-containing protein, with translation MAKAKTTISPETQQDAMRVAKATQKPGQTKAQTKLIAQGIEKGIAQYKKEQKAKARAQDKARKKQQKPTPAVEHPSEPAPSSQPTAQDKGHSRLPWLLLVVSWIGFIGYTLVGA, from the coding sequence ATGGCCAAAGCAAAAACAACGATTTCGCCAGAGACGCAACAAGACGCCATGCGTGTAGCCAAAGCCACACAAAAGCCTGGACAAACCAAGGCTCAGACGAAACTGATCGCGCAAGGGATTGAGAAAGGGATTGCGCAGTATAAAAAAGAACAAAAAGCAAAGGCGCGCGCACAGGATAAAGCACGTAAAAAGCAGCAAAAGCCAACACCGGCGGTCGAACATCCCAGCGAGCCTGCGCCTTCATCTCAGCCTACTGCACAGGATAAAGGGCACAGCCGTTTACCTTGGCTTTTACTCGTCGTAAGCTGGATAGGGTTTATTGGTTACACGCTCGTGGGGGCATAA
- a CDS encoding DUF2919 family protein: MDTFHHFDDKGYIKAPQIAVLCLLLLSRAWWLLAMAGVSREQGSELLALVYPDTSAFYLSLGIGLVPLGLLLLVGNCDKAPEWLTQHWHLGYWWVWLLWTWEAYQVAHTLMMTGGRFDWLLALHGLWLVWASLYWLRSQRVKHFFYQFT, translated from the coding sequence ATGGACACGTTTCATCATTTCGACGACAAAGGGTATATCAAGGCACCCCAGATCGCCGTACTGTGCCTGCTACTGTTAAGTCGCGCATGGTGGCTACTGGCGATGGCCGGTGTCAGCCGAGAGCAGGGCAGCGAGCTGCTTGCACTGGTCTATCCGGACACCTCTGCGTTTTATCTCAGCTTAGGGATTGGCCTGGTGCCGCTTGGGCTATTACTGTTAGTGGGGAACTGCGACAAGGCGCCTGAATGGCTAACACAGCATTGGCACTTAGGTTATTGGTGGGTGTGGCTGTTGTGGACGTGGGAAGCCTATCAAGTGGCGCATACGCTCATGATGACGGGTGGGCGGTTTGATTGGTTGCTTGCCTTGCACGGGCTTTGGTTAGTGTGGGCGAGCCTTTATTGGCTGAGAAGCCAGCGCGTAAAGCACTTTTTTTATCAGTTCACATAG
- the crr gene encoding PTS glucose transporter subunit IIA — protein sequence MGLFDKLKKLVSEDGNDASAIEIIAPLSGEIVNIEDVPDVVFAEKIVGDGVAIKPSGDKMVAPVNGTIGKIFETNHAFSIESDDGVELFVHFGIDTVELKGEGFKRIAEEGQTVKAGDTVIEFDLGMLEEKAKSTLTPVVISNMDEIKELTKLSGAVTVGETSVLRVTK from the coding sequence ATGGGTCTGTTCGACAAACTGAAGAAGTTGGTGTCTGAAGACGGCAACGACGCAAGTGCCATTGAAATTATCGCCCCATTGTCGGGTGAGATCGTCAACATCGAAGACGTGCCTGACGTTGTGTTTGCTGAGAAAATCGTCGGTGATGGTGTTGCGATTAAACCATCAGGCGACAAGATGGTTGCGCCAGTTAACGGCACTATCGGTAAGATTTTCGAAACCAACCACGCTTTTTCAATTGAGTCAGATGACGGCGTTGAGCTGTTCGTACACTTTGGTATCGACACCGTCGAACTAAAAGGCGAAGGCTTTAAGCGCATTGCGGAAGAAGGTCAAACGGTGAAAGCCGGTGACACCGTGATCGAGTTTGATTTGGGCATGCTCGAAGAGAAAGCCAAATCAACGCTGACGCCGGTTGTTATCTCTAACATGGACGAAATCAAAGAGCTGACTAAGCTTTCTGGTGCTGTCACTGTGGGTGAAACATCTGTATTGCGCGTCACTAAGTAA
- the ptsI gene encoding phosphoenolpyruvate-protein phosphotransferase PtsI, with protein sequence MISGILASPGIAFGKALLLQEEDVVINKDKIDASQIDKEIQRVLDAREQSKTQLEAIKDKARETFGEEKEAIFEGHIMLLEDEELEEEIVSFIKSNLATADHAIYSVIEEQAVTLESLDDDYLKERASDIRDIGSRFVKNALGINMVSLSAINEEVILVANDLTPSETAQVDLNYVLGFITDIGGRTSHSSIMARSLELPAIVGTNDATSKVKNGDMLVLDAINNQIVVNPSDEELSKFKAIRDQHIAEKAELAKLKDLPAITLDGHQVEVCGNVGTVKDCDGVNRNGGEGVGLYRTEFLFMDRDALPTEEEQYQAYKAVAKAIDGHPVIIRTMDIGGDKDLPYMDLPEEMNPFLGWRAVRISLDRREILRDQLRAILRASAHGKIRVMFPMIISVEEIRELKEAIETYKAELRQEGHDFDAELEIGVMVETPAAAAIAHHLAKEVEFFSIGTNDLTQYTLAVDRGNELISHLYNPLSPAVLTVIKQVIDASHAEGKWTGMCGELAGDEKATLLLMGMGLDEFSMSAISIPRIKKIIRNANFADVKAMADKALTLPTAAEIEAYVEKFIAEKTAC encoded by the coding sequence ATGATTTCAGGCATCCTGGCATCACCTGGTATTGCTTTTGGTAAAGCACTGCTGCTGCAAGAAGAAGACGTTGTCATCAATAAAGATAAGATTGATGCGTCTCAAATCGACAAAGAAATTCAGCGCGTATTGGATGCTCGCGAACAGTCTAAGACGCAACTTGAAGCGATCAAAGACAAAGCAAGGGAGACCTTTGGCGAAGAGAAAGAAGCTATCTTCGAAGGTCACATCATGCTGCTTGAAGATGAAGAGCTCGAAGAAGAGATCGTCAGCTTCATTAAGTCAAACCTAGCAACCGCTGATCACGCAATCTACAGCGTTATCGAAGAACAAGCTGTCACGCTTGAGTCACTCGACGACGATTATCTGAAAGAGCGTGCCTCAGATATCCGTGATATCGGTTCACGCTTCGTCAAAAACGCACTTGGCATCAATATGGTGTCGTTGAGCGCTATTAACGAAGAAGTGATCCTGGTTGCAAACGACCTGACGCCTTCAGAAACAGCACAGGTTGACCTGAATTATGTGCTTGGTTTTATTACCGACATTGGTGGTCGCACTTCACACTCTTCAATCATGGCGCGCTCGCTTGAGTTACCAGCGATTGTGGGAACCAATGATGCGACCAGCAAAGTAAAAAATGGCGACATGCTGGTGCTTGATGCGATTAACAACCAAATCGTTGTCAACCCATCAGATGAAGAGCTCAGCAAATTCAAAGCGATTCGTGACCAACACATCGCCGAGAAAGCTGAACTGGCGAAGCTTAAAGATCTTCCGGCCATCACGCTTGACGGTCATCAAGTCGAAGTGTGCGGTAACGTGGGCACCGTCAAAGACTGTGACGGCGTAAACCGCAATGGCGGTGAAGGTGTGGGCCTTTATCGCACCGAGTTCCTGTTTATGGATCGCGACGCGCTTCCTACCGAAGAAGAGCAATACCAAGCTTACAAAGCGGTAGCGAAAGCCATTGATGGTCACCCAGTGATCATCCGCACCATGGATATCGGCGGTGACAAAGATCTGCCTTATATGGACTTGCCTGAAGAAATGAACCCATTCTTGGGTTGGCGTGCGGTTCGTATCAGCCTTGATCGTCGCGAAATTCTCCGCGATCAGCTGCGTGCCATTCTTCGTGCTTCGGCGCACGGTAAAATCCGTGTGATGTTCCCGATGATCATTTCTGTGGAAGAAATCCGTGAGCTGAAAGAAGCCATCGAGACCTATAAAGCAGAGCTGCGCCAAGAAGGTCACGATTTCGACGCCGAGCTTGAAATCGGTGTTATGGTTGAGACACCAGCCGCGGCTGCGATCGCTCACCATCTCGCGAAAGAAGTGGAATTTTTCAGCATTGGTACCAACGACTTGACCCAGTATACCCTAGCGGTCGATCGTGGTAACGAGTTGATTTCGCACCTGTACAACCCACTGTCTCCGGCTGTATTGACGGTTATCAAGCAAGTGATTGATGCCTCACATGCAGAAGGTAAATGGACGGGAATGTGCGGAGAGCTTGCAGGTGACGAGAAAGCAACGTTACTATTGATGGGGATGGGTTTGGATGAGTTTAGTATGAGCGCCATCTCTATCCCTCGCATCAAGAAGATTATCCGTAATGCCAACTTTGCTGATGTGAAAGCGATGGCCGACAAAGCACTCACTTTGCCAACTGCGGCAGAAATCGAGGCCTATGTCGAAAAATTTATTGCGGAAAAAACCGCTTGCTAA
- the ptsH gene encoding phosphocarrier protein Hpr, whose translation MYQKQVEITAENGLHTRPAAQFVKEAKSYDAEITVESNGKSASAKSLFKLQTLGLTKGTKVTISAEGAQAQQAVDHLVKLMDELE comes from the coding sequence ATGTATCAGAAGCAAGTTGAGATTACTGCAGAAAACGGCCTACACACTCGCCCAGCGGCGCAGTTCGTAAAAGAAGCGAAAAGCTACGACGCTGAGATCACCGTTGAGTCTAACGGTAAGAGCGCGAGCGCAAAAAGCCTATTTAAACTTCAAACCCTTGGCTTGACCAAAGGCACTAAGGTGACTATCTCTGCTGAAGGTGCGCAAGCACAACAGGCCGTTGATCACCTAGTAAAACTGATGGACGAGCTGGAGTAA
- the cysK gene encoding cysteine synthase A, translated as MGKIYEDNTQTIGNTPLVRLNRVAKPNVLAKVEARNPSFSVKCRIGANMIWDAEKKGTLKPGIELIEPTSGNTGIALAYVAAARGYKLTLTMPESMSLERRKLLKAMGAKLVLTEAPKGMKGAIAKAEEIMAAEPGKYLMLQQFDNPANPEIHEKTTGPEIWEDTDGEIDVFVAGVGTGGTLTGVSRYIKNTKGKAITTVAVEPAESPVIAQTIAGQDVQPAPHKIQGIGAGFVPKNLDVKLVDQVVSVSSDEAIAMARRLMEEEGILGGISSGAAVVAANKIAELPEFANKKIVTILPSAAERYLSSPLFAGMFTELETEQ; from the coding sequence ATGGGCAAGATTTACGAAGATAATACACAAACCATCGGAAACACACCGCTAGTTCGCCTAAACCGCGTGGCAAAACCAAACGTGTTGGCCAAAGTTGAGGCACGCAACCCAAGCTTCAGCGTTAAGTGCCGTATCGGTGCCAATATGATCTGGGATGCGGAGAAAAAAGGCACCCTCAAACCCGGTATCGAATTGATTGAGCCAACCAGTGGTAACACGGGGATCGCGCTCGCCTATGTCGCGGCGGCACGTGGTTATAAGCTGACCCTAACCATGCCGGAGTCAATGAGCCTTGAGCGCCGTAAGCTGCTTAAAGCCATGGGCGCGAAGCTGGTGCTCACCGAAGCGCCAAAAGGCATGAAAGGGGCGATTGCCAAAGCCGAAGAAATCATGGCGGCAGAGCCAGGTAAATACCTGATGTTGCAACAGTTCGATAACCCAGCCAACCCTGAAATCCACGAAAAGACCACAGGGCCTGAAATCTGGGAAGACACTGACGGTGAAATCGATGTATTTGTTGCCGGTGTGGGCACAGGTGGCACGCTAACCGGTGTCAGCCGCTACATCAAAAACACCAAAGGCAAAGCGATCACCACAGTGGCGGTCGAACCTGCCGAGTCACCAGTGATTGCGCAAACTATCGCGGGTCAAGACGTGCAGCCTGCCCCTCACAAAATCCAAGGTATTGGCGCGGGTTTTGTGCCGAAGAACTTGGATGTGAAGCTCGTTGACCAAGTGGTCTCTGTCAGCTCAGACGAAGCCATTGCGATGGCTCGCCGCCTGATGGAAGAAGAAGGCATCTTGGGCGGGATTTCTTCAGGTGCAGCTGTGGTTGCAGCCAACAAAATTGCCGAACTTCCCGAGTTTGCAAATAAGAAGATTGTCACAATTTTGCCAAGTGCAGCAGAGCGTTATCTCAGCTCGCCACTGTTTGCGGGGATGTTCACTGAGCTGGAAACCGAGCAGTAA
- the cysZ gene encoding sulfate transporter CysZ yields the protein MANYARPRPQSGAGYLFQGFSLMMAPGLRRFVIIPILINVLLLGGAFLYLLSQFGDWIDHWMASLPEWLSWLSFLIWPLVVVAIFVVFSYVFSTLANWIAAPFNGLLAEHVEAKLSGTRAPDDGLAGIIKDIPRVMKREWQKLAYYIPRALGFLLLLWIPAIGQTVGPVIWFLFSAWMMAIQYCDYPFDNHKVSFPAMRQTLNQQRGASLSFGAIVMLFTMTPLLNLLVMPAAVCGATAMWVDKHKASLGRN from the coding sequence ATGGCGAATTATGCTCGCCCCCGCCCTCAAAGTGGCGCTGGCTACTTGTTCCAGGGTTTTTCATTGATGATGGCACCCGGCTTACGCCGCTTTGTGATCATTCCTATTTTGATCAATGTGTTGCTGCTGGGCGGCGCGTTCCTTTATCTATTATCACAGTTTGGTGACTGGATAGACCATTGGATGGCTAGCCTACCCGAATGGCTCTCTTGGCTTTCATTTCTCATATGGCCTTTAGTCGTGGTGGCGATCTTTGTGGTGTTCTCCTACGTGTTTAGCACACTGGCTAACTGGATAGCGGCACCGTTCAATGGCCTGTTGGCCGAACATGTGGAGGCAAAGCTGTCAGGAACGCGGGCACCTGATGATGGCTTGGCTGGCATTATTAAAGATATCCCGCGGGTGATGAAACGAGAATGGCAAAAGCTCGCTTACTACATCCCCAGAGCACTCGGCTTTTTATTGCTGCTGTGGATACCCGCGATCGGACAAACCGTGGGGCCTGTGATCTGGTTTTTGTTTAGCGCGTGGATGATGGCGATTCAATACTGTGATTACCCGTTCGATAATCACAAGGTGTCGTTTCCCGCCATGCGCCAGACCTTAAACCAACAGCGGGGCGCATCGCTAAGCTTTGGCGCAATAGTCATGTTATTTACCATGACACCCTTGCTTAACCTGCTGGTGATGCCTGCGGCAGTATGCGGCGCAACCGCCATGTGGGTGGATAAGCACAAGGCCTCGTTGGGGCGGAATTAG